Proteins from a single region of Chryseobacterium sp. W4I1:
- the egtB gene encoding ergothioneine biosynthesis protein EgtB has protein sequence MTPETATSDLVKKYADIRKHSEEICAPLEIEDYVVQPIVDVSPPKWHLGHTTWFFETFILIPNFPDYKVFDEQYNFVFNSYYETIGARVIRTDRGNLSRPSVSDIYKYRKYVDEHMKIFLQSRFMTEAIEPLLELGLNHEQQHQELLLTDIKYILGHNPLFPAYKKEPISKKENSGKGEMLKFSEGVYEIGFNGEGFCFDNELERHKVYLNDFEIADRLVTNAEYLEFMQAGGYEDFKYWHAEGWDWVKQNQTQCPLYWHYIDDKWMNYTLNGLQEIDPDDAVCHISFYEASAFASWKGMRLPTEAEWEVASRHFDWGSRWEWTNSAYLPYPGFKKEAGAVGEYNGKFMVNQMVLRGASDATPFGHSRNTYRNFFQTGLKWQLTGIRLAR, from the coding sequence ATGACACCAGAAACAGCAACATCAGATTTAGTTAAAAAATATGCCGATATCCGGAAACACTCAGAAGAAATATGTGCCCCTCTGGAAATCGAGGATTATGTGGTACAGCCTATCGTTGATGTAAGCCCTCCGAAATGGCACCTTGGTCACACCACCTGGTTTTTTGAAACGTTTATTCTCATTCCCAACTTTCCTGATTATAAAGTTTTCGATGAACAGTATAATTTTGTCTTTAACAGCTATTACGAAACTATCGGGGCAAGAGTGATCCGTACCGACCGTGGAAATTTAAGCAGGCCTTCCGTTTCGGATATTTATAAATACCGGAAGTATGTAGATGAGCATATGAAGATCTTTCTTCAAAGCCGGTTCATGACCGAAGCCATTGAACCTCTCTTGGAATTAGGTCTTAATCATGAACAGCAGCATCAGGAATTACTGTTGACTGATATTAAATATATTCTGGGTCATAATCCGCTTTTTCCGGCTTATAAAAAAGAACCGATCTCAAAAAAAGAAAACTCTGGAAAGGGTGAAATGCTAAAGTTTTCCGAAGGAGTTTATGAAATAGGCTTCAACGGTGAAGGCTTCTGTTTTGATAATGAACTAGAAAGACATAAGGTCTACCTTAACGATTTTGAAATTGCTGACCGACTGGTAACCAATGCCGAATATCTCGAATTCATGCAGGCCGGCGGCTACGAAGATTTCAAGTACTGGCATGCAGAAGGCTGGGATTGGGTAAAGCAGAATCAAACACAATGTCCGTTATATTGGCATTACATTGACGACAAATGGATGAATTATACCCTAAACGGTTTACAGGAAATAGATCCTGACGATGCCGTTTGTCACATCAGTTTCTACGAAGCCTCCGCCTTTGCATCCTGGAAAGGAATGCGCCTCCCAACCGAAGCAGAATGGGAAGTCGCTTCCCGTCATTTTGATTGGGGAAGCCGATGGGAATGGACTAATTCTGCTTATCTGCCTTATCCGGGTTTTAAAAAAGAAGCCGGAGCCGTGGGAGAATATAACGGAAAATTTATGGTCAACCAGATGGTTTTGCGCGGCGCCTCCGATGCTACACCTTTTGGACATAGCAGGAATACTTACCGTAATTTTTTCCAGACCGGACTGAAATGGCAGTTGACAGGAATCAGGCTAGCCCGATAA
- a CDS encoding 1-acyl-sn-glycerol-3-phosphate acyltransferase: MSKFDEIRPFYDSEVNEALRGIACDPMMTALMSFTFPDTDKQVWREQFKDIHSISDFQHQFIAHTIRQILAKSSEGLTTSGFDQLDKNTPYLFVSNHRDIVLDTSLLNLVLLEKEFIMTSSAIGDNLVQKTFLHVLAKLNRNFLVQRGLPIREQLKSSQTMSEYIEQLLHEEKRSVWIAQREGRTKDGNDATQQGVLKMLAMAAGDLSLTDYFKTLKIVPISISYEYDPTDSLKMPQLLAQHRDEEYIKGKDEDFMTMLSGVLGQKKRIHLHAGTVLDTELDEIAATIENKNKQLQAIAQVIDNSIIQNYKLWPTKYIAYDLLHDTDTYATQYTEQEKQLFVRRLEMRIDPSDAVSKEFFLAMYANPLINRMKAEQSF, encoded by the coding sequence ATGTCGAAGTTCGATGAAATCAGGCCCTTTTATGATAGTGAAGTAAATGAAGCATTGCGTGGTATAGCCTGTGATCCTATGATGACGGCACTGATGAGCTTCACTTTTCCTGATACCGACAAGCAGGTGTGGCGTGAACAGTTTAAGGATATTCACTCCATCAGCGATTTTCAGCATCAATTTATCGCTCACACGATTCGTCAGATCCTGGCGAAGAGTTCGGAAGGCTTAACGACTTCGGGATTTGACCAGCTGGATAAAAATACACCTTATCTTTTCGTTTCCAACCACAGGGATATTGTTCTGGATACTTCACTGCTTAATCTTGTATTGCTCGAAAAGGAATTTATCATGACATCTTCAGCGATTGGTGATAACCTTGTTCAGAAAACATTTTTACATGTACTGGCAAAACTGAACCGTAACTTTTTAGTTCAGCGAGGTCTGCCGATCCGTGAGCAGCTGAAAAGTTCGCAGACCATGTCCGAATATATTGAACAGCTTCTGCACGAGGAAAAGCGTTCCGTTTGGATAGCCCAGCGTGAAGGCCGTACCAAAGACGGAAATGATGCTACCCAGCAGGGTGTGCTCAAAATGCTTGCCATGGCAGCTGGAGACCTTTCTCTGACTGATTATTTTAAAACATTAAAGATTGTTCCCATATCTATTTCTTATGAATATGATCCTACCGATTCCCTGAAAATGCCACAGCTTCTGGCTCAACACAGAGATGAGGAATACATCAAAGGGAAGGATGAGGATTTTATGACCATGCTCAGCGGCGTATTGGGGCAGAAAAAGCGCATACACCTTCATGCCGGTACCGTACTGGATACGGAACTTGATGAGATTGCAGCTACAATAGAAAACAAAAATAAGCAACTGCAGGCTATTGCTCAGGTCATTGATAATTCAATCATACAGAACTACAAGCTTTGGCCGACCAAGTATATTGCCTATGACCTGCTTCATGATACTGATACTTACGCTACACAATATACGGAACAGGAAAAACAGCTGTTTGTACGCAGGCTGGAAATGCGGATAGATCCGTCTGATGCCGTTTCAAAAGAGTTTTTCCTAGCGATGTATGCCAATCCCCTGATCAATAGAATGAAGGCTGAACAAAGCTTTTAA
- a CDS encoding helix-turn-helix domain-containing protein: protein MSKLKAVREQKNLTQEELSEKSKISVRTIQRIESGTEPKGHTLRALAQALEIQESSLQDKAPITATNDLKTELEEEQTDINFSYIKIINLSSLLFIIVPPFNILVPLILMFKMKQRNSLAKQIISVQILWTIIAPIVFMLGIFLKLGRQFTLVLIILIILSNVFIILRNAAGLDRNRKLHYKLNFSMI, encoded by the coding sequence ATGTCTAAACTAAAAGCAGTAAGAGAACAGAAGAATCTGACCCAGGAAGAATTATCAGAAAAATCAAAGATCTCTGTACGAACTATCCAACGGATAGAATCCGGAACGGAACCCAAAGGACATACCCTCCGTGCATTGGCACAAGCATTGGAAATACAGGAAAGTTCATTACAGGATAAAGCACCAATCACTGCAACAAATGATCTGAAAACGGAATTAGAAGAAGAACAAACTGATATCAATTTTTCTTATATCAAAATTATCAACCTTTCATCATTACTGTTTATTATCGTACCGCCTTTCAATATTCTTGTTCCTCTTATTCTGATGTTTAAAATGAAACAGAGAAACAGCCTGGCGAAGCAGATTATTTCAGTCCAGATCCTATGGACCATAATCGCCCCTATTGTCTTTATGCTTGGAATCTTTTTAAAGCTCGGGCGCCAGTTTACATTGGTTCTTATCATACTCATTATACTCTCCAACGTATTTATTATCCTTCGCAACGCAGCAGGATTAGACCGAAACAGAAAACTTCACTACAAACTGAATTTCAGCATGATATAA
- a CDS encoding serine hydrolase, which produces MTKYAQCILFLFTTFFSNAHAQIERTNSLYGTIMSRDSLFFSVGFNTCNVGQVENLLSDPFEFYHDKDGISDKKKFMADFKNGLCKAPDTYRAKRILVDKSTEIYPMYKEGKLYAAIQNGDHLFYEKENNNPEKLVGSAKFTNFWFLENGDWKMAKSLSFNHEAKHDNQETALDNDKEIESWLKENKILTLGLGIIKNGELQQVKVFGDIKKGVSAPYNTYFNVASLTKPITAMVALRLISQGKWKLDEPLDQYWTDPDILNDPRHKKLTTRIVLTHQTGFPNWRWMNNDKKLNFQFDPGTKYQYSGEGFEYLRKALEKKFRKPLEQLARELVFQPLSMNDTGYTWNQNTDESRFAIGYNKEGKPYPTEKIKRANAADDLHTTIEDYGNFMVSIMKGKNLTAEVFHEMTTKQVKTKNDKYFGLGFEIYDLGNDDYALSHGGSDLGTQCIAFILPKSGNGILIFTNADDGYKVFEKLLVHYLSEQGKKIIEIETK; this is translated from the coding sequence ATGACAAAGTACGCTCAATGTATTCTCTTTCTTTTTACAACCTTCTTTAGTAATGCTCATGCACAAATAGAAAGGACCAACAGTCTTTACGGAACAATTATGTCAAGAGACAGCCTGTTTTTTTCAGTCGGATTCAATACCTGTAATGTTGGCCAAGTAGAAAATCTCCTCAGTGACCCGTTTGAGTTTTATCATGATAAAGACGGTATTTCAGATAAAAAGAAATTCATGGCCGATTTTAAAAACGGGTTGTGCAAAGCACCGGATACCTACCGGGCAAAAAGGATTCTGGTAGACAAAAGCACCGAAATTTATCCTATGTACAAGGAAGGAAAATTATATGCTGCCATTCAGAACGGTGATCATCTGTTTTATGAGAAAGAAAATAATAACCCTGAAAAATTAGTGGGTTCAGCCAAATTTACTAATTTCTGGTTTTTAGAGAATGGAGACTGGAAAATGGCAAAATCATTAAGCTTTAATCATGAAGCAAAGCACGACAATCAGGAAACAGCATTGGATAATGATAAAGAGATTGAAAGTTGGCTGAAGGAAAATAAAATTCTCACACTGGGACTGGGAATCATTAAAAATGGTGAGCTGCAGCAGGTAAAGGTTTTTGGTGACATAAAAAAAGGTGTTTCAGCACCTTATAATACGTATTTTAATGTAGCTTCACTTACCAAACCTATAACAGCAATGGTGGCACTGCGTCTTATAAGCCAGGGAAAATGGAAGCTGGATGAGCCTCTGGATCAATACTGGACAGATCCCGATATTCTAAACGATCCGAGGCATAAAAAACTAACGACGAGAATAGTGCTGACCCATCAGACAGGTTTCCCGAACTGGAGATGGATGAATAACGATAAAAAATTAAATTTTCAGTTTGATCCGGGAACAAAATATCAGTATTCAGGAGAAGGTTTTGAATACCTGCGTAAAGCTTTGGAAAAGAAATTCAGAAAACCGCTCGAACAACTCGCCCGGGAATTGGTTTTCCAGCCGCTCAGTATGAACGATACCGGTTATACCTGGAATCAGAATACCGATGAATCGAGGTTTGCCATTGGTTATAATAAGGAGGGTAAACCTTACCCAACAGAAAAAATAAAAAGAGCCAATGCGGCGGATGATCTTCACACGACCATAGAAGATTACGGAAATTTCATGGTAAGTATCATGAAAGGTAAAAACCTGACGGCTGAAGTATTTCATGAAATGACGACAAAACAGGTAAAAACAAAAAACGATAAATATTTTGGGTTAGGTTTTGAAATTTATGATTTAGGAAATGACGACTATGCTTTGTCTCATGGTGGATCAGATCTTGGTACCCAATGTATTGCATTTATACTTCCCAAATCCGGAAATGGGATTCTGATATTTACGAATGCAGATGATGGATATAAGGTATTTGAAAAGCTGCTTGTTCATTATTTAAGTGAACAAGGAAAGAAAATTATTGAAATAGAAACAAAATAA
- a CDS encoding L-histidine N(alpha)-methyltransferase: MNLQLKPHSGVKDHPIDSFRLDVLEGLKNSPKKLSSKYFYDKIGDRLFQEIMAMPNYYLTECELDIFKNKTADLAKLLIPGNEPFDLIELGAGDAMKSTFLLSYLVEKGTNFTYMPIDISGNILSILNEKLTSQFPALQITCLEGEYFEMLHKAASLSDRKKVILFLGSNIGNMDIEEAENFCLSLNQNLASGDRILIGFDLKKNPHIILNAYNDKEGITAAFNLNLLTRINNDLEADFNLSQFQHYQTYDPITGACRSFLVSLKDQTVTIGNENISFEENELIDMEISQKFSTDKIKELREKSGFENVGEIKDSKKWFVDTVWQVK; this comes from the coding sequence ATGAATTTACAGTTAAAACCACATTCCGGAGTTAAAGATCATCCTATTGACAGTTTTCGTCTGGATGTTTTGGAGGGCTTAAAAAACAGTCCTAAAAAGCTATCCTCAAAATATTTTTATGATAAAATAGGCGACCGTCTTTTCCAGGAAATTATGGCGATGCCTAACTATTATCTTACCGAATGTGAACTCGATATTTTTAAAAACAAAACCGCAGATCTGGCTAAACTACTCATTCCCGGGAACGAACCTTTTGACTTGATTGAGCTGGGTGCCGGAGACGCCATGAAATCAACCTTTTTGCTCAGCTATCTCGTAGAAAAAGGAACCAATTTCACCTATATGCCTATTGATATCTCCGGAAATATACTTTCTATTTTAAATGAAAAACTAACCAGTCAGTTTCCTGCGCTTCAAATCACCTGCCTCGAAGGCGAATATTTTGAAATGCTTCATAAGGCAGCTTCCTTATCTGACAGGAAGAAAGTGATCTTATTTTTAGGAAGTAATATCGGCAATATGGATATCGAAGAAGCTGAAAATTTCTGTTTAAGCTTAAATCAAAACCTCGCCTCAGGCGACAGGATACTCATTGGTTTCGATCTCAAAAAAAATCCTCACATTATTTTAAATGCCTACAACGATAAGGAAGGAATTACAGCAGCTTTTAACCTGAATCTTCTGACGCGTATCAACAATGACCTGGAAGCTGATTTTAATCTGAGCCAGTTTCAGCATTATCAGACTTACGATCCCATTACCGGAGCCTGCAGAAGTTTTCTCGTAAGCCTGAAAGATCAGACTGTAACGATAGGAAATGAAAATATCTCATTTGAAGAAAATGAGCTCATCGACATGGAAATTTCACAAAAATTTTCCACTGACAAAATAAAAGAGCTTAGAGAAAAATCCGGTTTTGAAAATGTCGGCGAAATCAAAGACTCCAAAAAATGGTTTGTAGATACCGTCTGGCAGGTAAAATAA